The proteins below come from a single Loxodonta africana isolate mLoxAfr1 chromosome 20, mLoxAfr1.hap2, whole genome shotgun sequence genomic window:
- the LOC111750684 gene encoding LOW QUALITY PROTEIN: keratin-associated protein 23-1 (The sequence of the model RefSeq protein was modified relative to this genomic sequence to represent the inferred CDS: inserted 1 base in 1 codon) has product MSPVTMSYNCCSGNFSSHYLQGSLCYPGSSWGSSPPSHLVYSTDXLLSPHLPPGLLSLQGLSGDQL; this is encoded by the exons ATGTCTCCTGTCACCATGTCCTACAACTGCTGCTCTGGAAACTTCTCTTCCCACTACCTGCAGGGTTCCCTGTGCTACCCAGGGTCCTCCTGGGGCTCTTCCCCTCCCAGTCATCTGGTCTACAGCACTG CTCTGCTCTCCCCGCAcctgccacctgggctcctctcCCTACAGGGGCTGTCAGGAGACCAGCTCTGA
- the LOC100675568 gene encoding keratin-associated protein 27-1: protein MSHSYCRSLGSFYNVPPLSTIVHGSNPVSFEDGFCLPSSYHGRTWLLENFQETCRERTSCQLKNCKQNLCREESCVQSSCLPRDVQTTCINSRPCERTTCQAGAASPASEWDPQSCQSEGSQQTSCVVRGYQPASYMARSCPTKTYVSKNCQTLECESSQSQSQESESSSCRPLALVSPGPQLLESSSTYEPTCCVTGGLQLPSN, encoded by the coding sequence ATGTCCCACAGCTACTGCCGGTCCCTCGGGAGCTTCTACAATGTCCCACCACTGTCTACCATTGTACATGGCTCTAATCCTGTAAGCTTTGAAGATGGATTTTGTTTACCCAGCAGCTACCATGGCAGAACCTGGCTCCTGGAAAACTTTCAAGAAACCTGCCGTGAAAGGaccagctgccaactgaaaaacTGTAAGCAGAACTTATGCAGAGAGGAAAGCTGTGTGCAAAGCTCCTGCCTCCCCAGAGATGTCCAGACAACGTGTATTAACTCCAGGCCCTGTGAAAGGACAACATGCCAAGCAGGAGCTGCTTCACCAGCATCCGAGTGGGATCCCCAGTCTTGTCAGTCAGAAGGCAGCCAGCAAACGAGTTGTGTAGTTCGGGGCTACCAGCCTGCAAGCTACATGGCAAGGAGCTGCCCAACCAAGACTTACGTGTCTAAGAATTGCCAAACTCTGGAATGCGAATCTAGTCAAAGCCAGTCTCAGGAATCTGAATCTAGCTCCTGTAGACCCTTGGCCCTTGTCTCACCTGGACCACAACTCCTGGAATCTTCTAGCACTTATGAACCAACTTGCTGTGTTACGGGTGGTTTGCAATTGCCTAGTAATTGA